In Rutidosis leptorrhynchoides isolate AG116_Rl617_1_P2 chromosome 2, CSIRO_AGI_Rlap_v1, whole genome shotgun sequence, one genomic interval encodes:
- the LOC139893025 gene encoding copper transport protein CCH isoform X2, producing the protein MANVVELKVGLHCEECIKKILKTIKKFEDIEAYDIDTKQNKVMVIGNVTNEDVIKALQKIGKQATNWEDDITTNH; encoded by the exons ATGGCTAAT GTGGTGGAATTGAAGGTTGGTTTACATTGTGAAGAATGCATTAAAAAGATCTTAAAGACCATCAAGAAATTTGAAG ACATTGAAGCCTATGATATCGATACGAAACAGAACAAGGTGATGGTTATAGGGAATGTAACAAATGAAGATGTGATCAAAGCATTACAGAAGATCGGTAAACAAGCTACCAATTGGGAAGATGATATAACAACAAATCACTA A
- the LOC139893025 gene encoding copper transport protein CCH isoform X1 → MANVVELKVGLHCEECIKKILKTIKKFEDIEAYDIDTKQNKVMVIGNVTNEDVIKALQKIGKQATNWEDDITTNH, encoded by the exons ATGGCTAAT GTGGTGGAATTGAAGGTTGGTTTACATTGTGAAGAATGCATTAAAAAGATCTTAAAGACCATCAAGAAATTTGAAG ACATTGAAGCCTATGATATCGATACGAAACAGAACAAGGTGATGGTTATAGGGAATGTAACAAATGAAGATGTGATCAAAGCATTACAGAAGATCGGTAAACAAGCTACCAATTGGGAAGATGATATAACAACAAATCACTA G